Proteins encoded within one genomic window of Akkermansiaceae bacterium:
- a CDS encoding YifB family Mg chelatase-like AAA ATPase, which translates to MITRLFSAALRGVDAQEVEVEVNARGADKPLITIVGLPDTSVKESSQRVTSAISASALSYTDGVNTVNLAPADVKKEGPSFDLPIALAMAAANVLQPFNAEDCCVVGELGLDGTVRPVKGVLSIALEAKRRGRKRLLVPDANAAEAAIVDGIDVIPIRNLRQAWDFLQSDHIIPPFKLDRRAFFESHRHYDIDFDEVKGQHHVKRALEVAAAGNHNLLMVGPPGTGKSMLAKRVPTIMPDMTEDEAIETTKIHSITGLLDPKRAFLTTRPFRAPHHTISDAGLLGGGTNPGPGEVSLAHHGILFLDELPEFRRQTLEVLRQPLEDGTVSISRAAGSFLFPARFLLVAALNPCPCGYYGDIKRECRCSPRQIENYRQRISGPLLDRIDLHVEVPLVDFKELSSQAPGGEKSSVIRERVVAARNIQLGRFGKASITSNAAMTPRLVRQHCKLDAESNGYLEHAMEQMNFSARAHDRILKVARTLADLGGSESIRPQDVLEAIQYRALDRKLFS; encoded by the coding sequence ATGATCACCCGTCTTTTCTCAGCCGCCCTGCGCGGAGTCGATGCGCAGGAAGTGGAGGTGGAGGTCAACGCCCGCGGCGCTGACAAGCCGCTGATCACCATCGTCGGCCTCCCGGACACCTCCGTGAAGGAGTCCTCCCAGCGCGTGACCTCCGCCATTTCCGCATCCGCGCTGTCCTATACGGACGGGGTGAACACCGTGAACCTGGCCCCTGCGGATGTGAAAAAGGAAGGCCCTTCCTTTGACCTGCCCATCGCCCTCGCCATGGCTGCCGCAAATGTCCTGCAGCCGTTCAATGCGGAGGACTGCTGCGTCGTCGGGGAGCTGGGGCTGGACGGCACCGTGCGCCCGGTGAAGGGCGTCCTTTCCATCGCCCTGGAAGCGAAGCGCCGCGGCAGGAAACGCCTGCTGGTCCCGGACGCGAACGCCGCGGAGGCCGCCATCGTCGATGGCATCGACGTCATCCCCATCCGCAACCTGCGGCAGGCATGGGACTTCCTCCAGAGCGATCACATCATCCCTCCGTTCAAGCTGGACCGCCGCGCTTTCTTCGAATCCCACCGCCACTACGACATCGACTTCGACGAGGTGAAAGGCCAGCACCACGTCAAGCGCGCGCTGGAGGTGGCCGCCGCCGGCAACCACAATCTTCTGATGGTAGGCCCGCCGGGAACGGGCAAGTCGATGCTCGCCAAACGCGTCCCCACCATCATGCCGGACATGACGGAGGACGAAGCCATCGAAACAACCAAGATCCACTCCATCACCGGCCTGCTCGATCCAAAGCGCGCCTTCCTCACCACCCGGCCGTTCCGCGCCCCGCACCACACCATCTCCGATGCCGGCCTGCTCGGCGGCGGCACCAATCCCGGCCCCGGCGAGGTGTCCCTCGCCCACCATGGCATCCTCTTTCTCGACGAGCTTCCGGAGTTCCGCCGCCAGACGCTGGAAGTCCTCCGCCAACCGCTGGAAGACGGCACCGTCTCCATCTCCCGCGCCGCCGGTTCCTTCCTCTTCCCCGCCCGCTTCCTCCTCGTCGCCGCGCTCAACCCCTGCCCGTGCGGCTACTACGGCGACATCAAGCGCGAGTGCCGCTGCTCCCCGCGGCAGATCGAGAACTACCGCCAGCGTATTTCCGGCCCCTTGCTCGACCGCATCGACCTCCATGTCGAGGTGCCGCTCGTCGATTTCAAGGAACTGTCCTCACAGGCCCCCGGCGGCGAGAAATCCTCCGTCATCCGTGAGCGCGTCGTCGCCGCTCGCAACATCCAGCTCGGGCGCTTTGGCAAAGCCAGCATCACCAGCAACGCCGCGATGACCCCGCGCCTCGTCCGCCAGCACTGCAAGCTGGACGCGGAGAGCAACGGCTATCTGGAGCACGCCATGGAGCAGATGAACTTCTCCGCCCGCGCCCACGACCGCATCCTGAAGGTCGCCCGCACCCTGGCGGACCTAGGCGGCTCCGAAAGCATCCGCCCGCAGGATGTGCTGGAGGCCATCCAATACCGCGCGCTGGACAGGAAGTTGTTTTCGTAA
- a CDS encoding MarR family transcriptional regulator, translating to MKPRKTLSKNEKENDGSLAANLGDFLCFAIYSTNLAFNRVYKPLFSELGITYSQYAALVALKEEEGQTVGRLGEKLFLESSTLTPMLKRMESAGYVTRRRDSSDERQVRLSLTEKGQALFEKAFCGRNRVIEATGLTYEAFTRLQKDLITLRDNLLKTSDAKNG from the coding sequence ATGAAGCCACGCAAAACATTGAGTAAGAACGAAAAAGAAAATGACGGATCCTTGGCGGCCAACCTCGGGGATTTCCTGTGTTTCGCCATTTACTCGACCAATCTCGCCTTCAATCGAGTCTACAAACCGCTTTTTTCCGAACTGGGAATCACCTATTCGCAATACGCGGCCTTGGTTGCCCTCAAGGAAGAAGAGGGCCAGACCGTCGGCCGGTTGGGGGAAAAGCTTTTTCTCGAATCAAGCACCCTTACTCCCATGCTGAAGAGGATGGAATCGGCAGGCTACGTCACCCGCCGTCGGGATTCCAGCGATGAACGACAGGTCCGTCTCTCTTTGACCGAAAAGGGCCAAGCTCTTTTTGAGAAAGCCTTCTGTGGCCGCAACCGTGTGATCGAAGCCACGGGATTGACCTATGAGGCCTTCACCCGATTGCAGAAAGATTTGATCACGTTGCGCGATAATTTGCTCAAGACATCGGACGCAAAAAATGGTTAG
- a CDS encoding alpha/beta hydrolase, with translation MNAIDPSTDSRVERRVRDFLHILNSAGGPPLETLAPAEARQVLAGAQAGAALPSAEVEQKTISQDGLEVSLHIVRPSGAYPTELRPAFLFIHGGGWILGDFPTHERFVRDLVADTGYTAIFVNYTPSPEVRYPTAIHEIHAAAKWVAAHGPEIGVDASRLAIAGNSAGGNMSAAVSLLAAHEGGPEFRAQVLFWPVTDASFDTGSYHEFASGYFLSRGMMQWFWDAYTTDPAQRQEIYASPLQATASQLRGQPPALVQVAGADVLRDEGLAYANNLDAAGVDVTLVRYESMVHDFGLLNALSEIPAVRDSLHQAAEFLRKHLG, from the coding sequence ATGAACGCCATCGATCCATCCACCGATTCCCGAGTCGAACGTCGCGTCCGCGATTTCCTCCACATCCTCAACTCCGCTGGCGGCCCGCCGCTGGAAACCCTGGCTCCGGCGGAAGCACGCCAGGTCCTTGCAGGCGCCCAGGCAGGCGCGGCCTTGCCCTCCGCTGAAGTGGAGCAGAAAACCATTTCGCAGGATGGGCTTGAAGTCAGCCTGCACATCGTCCGGCCATCCGGCGCCTATCCGACTGAACTCCGCCCCGCCTTCCTCTTCATTCACGGCGGCGGCTGGATTCTCGGCGACTTCCCGACCCATGAGCGCTTCGTGCGCGATCTGGTGGCGGACACGGGTTACACCGCCATCTTCGTAAATTACACCCCTTCGCCCGAAGTGCGGTATCCGACAGCGATCCACGAGATCCACGCCGCTGCGAAATGGGTGGCCGCGCACGGCCCGGAAATCGGCGTCGATGCCAGCCGCCTGGCCATCGCGGGCAATAGCGCCGGCGGCAACATGAGCGCCGCCGTTTCCCTGCTGGCCGCGCACGAAGGCGGGCCGGAGTTCCGTGCCCAGGTTCTCTTCTGGCCTGTGACGGATGCCAGCTTTGACACCGGTTCCTACCACGAGTTCGCCAGCGGCTACTTTCTTTCGCGTGGCATGATGCAGTGGTTCTGGGACGCCTACACCACCGATCCTGCCCAGCGGCAGGAAATTTACGCCTCCCCGCTGCAAGCCACCGCCAGCCAGCTTCGCGGCCAGCCTCCCGCGCTGGTGCAGGTCGCCGGAGCCGATGTCCTGCGCGACGAAGGCCTGGCTTATGCCAACAACCTCGATGCGGCGGGAGTGGACGTCACGCTCGTGCGTTACGAGAGCATGGTCCACGACTTCGGCTTGCTGAACGCCCTCAGCGAAATCCCCGCCGTGCGCGACAGCCTCCATCAGGCCGCGGAGTTCCTCCGCAAACACCTCGGCTGA
- a CDS encoding alpha/beta hydrolase, producing the protein MNAKSIIISSVLGAASIIHAGAQAPPAEPAARVKNVVLVHGAFADGSGWRGVYDELTAKGYYVTIVQNPLTSLADDVAATKRILARQNGPAILVGHSYGGTVITEAGVDEKVAGLVYISALAPDAGESTGDQFAEIPPPPEFVIEPGPDGFGFVNLEKFKQGFANDTTNADAAFLRDSQVPINMAIFGTKVTQAAWRVKPSWFIVATQDNAIAPKLLRKTANKIGAETVEIEASHVPFISKPKEVAAVIEKAAQTVLKTTK; encoded by the coding sequence ATGAACGCAAAAAGCATCATCATCAGTTCCGTGCTCGGCGCGGCCTCCATCATCCATGCCGGTGCCCAAGCTCCACCCGCCGAACCCGCCGCGCGGGTTAAAAACGTCGTTCTCGTGCACGGTGCCTTCGCCGATGGCTCCGGTTGGCGCGGCGTCTATGACGAACTCACCGCCAAAGGCTATTACGTCACCATCGTGCAAAACCCGCTGACTTCATTGGCGGACGATGTCGCCGCCACAAAGCGCATTCTCGCCCGGCAGAACGGCCCCGCCATCCTTGTCGGCCATTCCTACGGGGGAACCGTGATCACCGAAGCCGGGGTCGATGAAAAAGTCGCGGGTTTGGTCTATATCTCCGCGCTTGCTCCCGATGCCGGGGAATCGACCGGAGATCAGTTCGCGGAGATCCCGCCGCCGCCGGAGTTCGTCATCGAACCCGGGCCGGATGGCTTCGGCTTCGTGAATCTGGAAAAATTCAAACAGGGCTTCGCCAACGACACCACGAATGCGGACGCCGCCTTCCTGCGAGACTCTCAGGTGCCCATCAACATGGCGATCTTCGGCACGAAAGTCACCCAAGCCGCCTGGCGCGTCAAACCGAGCTGGTTCATCGTCGCCACCCAGGACAACGCCATCGCCCCCAAGCTGCTGCGCAAAACCGCGAACAAGATCGGCGCGGAAACCGTTGAAATCGAAGCCAGCCACGTTCCCTTCATCAGCAAGCCGAAGGAGGTCGCGGCCGTGATCGAGAAAGCCGCGCAAACCGTCCTGAAAACGACGAAGTGA
- a CDS encoding glycerol-3-phosphate dehydrogenase/oxidase — protein sequence MNRDCILGEVMDTRRFDFCVVGGGATGLGVALDAASRGHSVVLVEQADFAKGTSSRSTKLVHGGVRYLKQGNLALVRDALRERGRMRSNAPGLVRDLNFVIPIYRRSDQVLYGAGMKFYDLLSGRLSFGKSLLLNREETLRRIPTVRKAGLMGGVLYHDGQFDDSRLAVALARTAASRGAKVLNYVRCVEFIREEGKVRGILALDTETGRSFPIHAKCVINATGVFVDELRAKEEAGASPMVSVSQGIHFVLPKRFLPGRDAIMIPKTDDGRVLFALPWHDRVVLGTTDTPVQAASLEPRALGEEVSFLMAHAEKYLTEAPKPSDVLSVFAGLRPLVKAGGTATTASLSRDHTIVVSGGGLLTVTGGKWTTYRKMAEDVVDRGEAVGGLAGKQCNTADLVLLDGSHGGMPAAPEQAVDDQHLSLSGERIRRFVHEEMARTVEDVLARRSRWLLLDAVGSMAGAERVARLMAEELGKGAQWITDQIADYRRVAAGYCGSTYFGSCVEHQPGGISVPGNPQKNERMD from the coding sequence ATGAACAGGGATTGTATCTTGGGAGAGGTGATGGACACACGGCGGTTTGATTTCTGTGTGGTGGGTGGCGGAGCGACAGGATTGGGGGTGGCGCTGGACGCCGCTTCCCGTGGTCATTCGGTCGTATTGGTCGAGCAGGCGGATTTCGCGAAGGGGACTTCATCCCGCTCGACCAAGCTGGTTCATGGCGGGGTGAGGTATCTCAAACAGGGGAATCTCGCGCTGGTGCGGGATGCGCTTCGGGAACGGGGGCGGATGAGGAGCAACGCGCCGGGGTTGGTCCGTGATCTGAATTTCGTGATCCCGATCTACCGGAGATCCGACCAGGTGCTCTACGGAGCGGGGATGAAGTTCTATGATCTCCTGTCCGGTCGCCTGAGTTTCGGTAAAAGCCTCCTCCTCAACCGTGAGGAAACCCTGCGGAGAATACCGACGGTGAGGAAGGCGGGATTGATGGGCGGCGTCCTATATCACGACGGCCAGTTCGATGACTCGAGATTGGCGGTCGCGCTGGCCCGCACAGCGGCGTCCCGCGGGGCGAAAGTCCTGAACTATGTCCGGTGTGTGGAGTTCATCAGGGAGGAAGGGAAGGTGAGGGGCATCCTCGCGCTTGATACGGAGACGGGCCGGAGTTTCCCGATCCATGCCAAGTGCGTGATCAATGCCACGGGGGTCTTTGTTGATGAATTGAGGGCGAAAGAGGAGGCGGGGGCTTCCCCCATGGTTTCCGTCAGCCAGGGGATTCACTTCGTCCTGCCCAAGCGGTTTCTTCCTGGAAGAGATGCGATCATGATCCCGAAAACCGATGATGGCAGGGTTCTCTTCGCGCTGCCTTGGCATGACCGCGTGGTTCTGGGAACGACCGATACCCCGGTTCAGGCGGCTTCCCTGGAGCCAAGGGCACTTGGAGAGGAGGTGTCCTTCCTGATGGCTCACGCTGAAAAGTATCTCACGGAAGCACCGAAACCCTCCGATGTGTTGAGCGTCTTCGCCGGTCTGCGACCGTTGGTGAAAGCCGGAGGAACCGCCACCACGGCATCACTTTCCCGGGATCATACCATCGTGGTCTCCGGTGGGGGCCTCCTGACGGTGACCGGTGGCAAGTGGACGACCTACCGGAAGATGGCGGAAGATGTCGTGGATCGCGGGGAGGCGGTCGGAGGCCTCGCCGGGAAGCAGTGCAATACGGCGGACCTCGTACTTCTCGATGGCAGCCACGGGGGGATGCCGGCCGCGCCGGAACAAGCCGTGGACGACCAGCACCTGAGCTTGTCCGGAGAGCGGATCAGAAGGTTTGTGCATGAGGAAATGGCGCGGACGGTGGAAGACGTGCTTGCCAGGCGGAGCAGGTGGCTGCTGCTGGATGCCGTGGGGAGCATGGCCGGGGCTGAAAGGGTTGCCCGCCTGATGGCGGAGGAGCTTGGCAAGGGGGCGCAATGGATCACGGACCAGATCGCGGACTACCGGAGGGTCGCGGCAGGATATTGTGGTTCCACTTATTTCGGTAGCTGTGTGGAACACCAGCCAGGTGGGATATCGGTCCCTGGAAATCCGCAAAAGAACGAGCGCATGGATTGA
- a CDS encoding MFS transporter, whose protein sequence is MERKTSTGPGATGWLWRIFQPSPAIPPAYHGEEEIAGGYRQWRRRILVSTMIGYAIYYFVRKNLSFAMPAMQEELGISKTDLGIFLTLHGLVYGLSRFANGMLADRSNARAMMAVGLLLSALMNVGFGLGSSVMTLGVFWVLNGWVQGMGFPPCARLMTHWFPPAVLASRMSVWNTSHSVGAGLTAVLCGYLASLGWRWCFLVPAVIALFGAIYLWMVLRDTPPSVGLPEVAGTESAENAPHSKESKGVLRKKVFGNPFIWIFALANFFVYIVRYGILDWGPTMLKEAKGYDISHAAGIVAAFEISGVAGMLLAGWLTDRVFGGRGGRVCLFCMVLAGVSLWLFWNLPSGSTVPATICLCAGGFFIYGPQALIGIAVANLATKRAAATAAGFTGIFGYASTVISGWGMGHVVETAGWNGGIMLILGASAIGTVLFMLTWFAGAHGYEDRKKG, encoded by the coding sequence ATGGAGCGCAAGACATCCACCGGGCCGGGTGCGACCGGTTGGCTATGGCGGATTTTCCAACCGTCTCCGGCGATTCCTCCCGCATATCACGGTGAGGAGGAGATTGCCGGAGGCTACCGGCAGTGGCGGCGCAGGATCCTCGTGTCCACCATGATCGGCTACGCGATCTATTACTTCGTCCGCAAGAACCTGAGTTTCGCCATGCCGGCGATGCAGGAAGAACTGGGTATCTCGAAAACGGATCTCGGCATCTTCCTTACGTTGCACGGACTGGTCTATGGCTTGTCCCGCTTCGCCAACGGGATGCTGGCGGACCGCTCGAACGCCCGCGCGATGATGGCGGTGGGGTTGCTGCTGTCCGCGCTGATGAATGTCGGTTTCGGTCTCGGTTCCTCGGTGATGACGCTGGGGGTTTTCTGGGTTCTCAACGGCTGGGTGCAGGGTATGGGGTTTCCACCGTGTGCCCGGCTCATGACACATTGGTTCCCGCCTGCCGTGCTCGCTTCCCGGATGTCTGTGTGGAATACCTCCCATTCGGTCGGCGCGGGGCTCACCGCGGTGCTGTGCGGCTATCTTGCTTCGCTCGGCTGGCGTTGGTGTTTCCTCGTTCCGGCGGTCATCGCTTTGTTCGGCGCCATCTATCTGTGGATGGTTCTGAGGGACACCCCGCCATCAGTGGGGCTGCCAGAGGTGGCGGGTACCGAGAGCGCGGAAAATGCTCCTCATTCCAAGGAATCAAAGGGGGTGTTGAGGAAGAAGGTGTTTGGAAATCCGTTCATCTGGATTTTCGCCCTGGCGAATTTCTTCGTATATATCGTGCGCTACGGCATCCTGGACTGGGGGCCGACGATGCTGAAAGAGGCGAAGGGATATGATATCTCCCACGCTGCGGGAATCGTGGCGGCGTTCGAGATATCAGGTGTGGCGGGTATGCTGCTCGCCGGGTGGCTGACCGACCGGGTCTTCGGCGGCCGGGGGGGCAGGGTCTGTCTTTTCTGTATGGTATTGGCCGGTGTTTCGCTCTGGTTGTTCTGGAACCTTCCCTCCGGTTCGACCGTTCCCGCCACCATCTGCCTGTGCGCGGGAGGCTTCTTCATTTATGGGCCGCAGGCGCTCATCGGCATTGCCGTGGCGAATCTTGCGACAAAGCGCGCTGCGGCCACGGCCGCGGGCTTCACTGGTATCTTCGGCTATGCCAGCACCGTGATTTCGGGCTGGGGCATGGGGCATGTGGTGGAAACGGCGGGGTGGAACGGGGGCATTATGTTGATCCTGGGCGCGAGCGCCATCGGAACCGTGCTTTTCATGCTGACATGGTTCGCCGGTGCGCATGGCTACGAGGACAGGAAGAAGGGCTGA
- a CDS encoding metallophosphoesterase: protein MKIDIIGKFAALAVLVLPGIPASAQQQEAPQPAYAAETPATPAGAPPGTWTLAVLPDTQYYTQRYPDVYFRQTDWIVRNRDAHRILFVAHEGDVTQDNVPQEWEVARKAMKPLHDAKIPYSLLTGNHDIGEKIRSDSRFTRLNEFFSVADYSNSAEYGLFEPGKLENSWHRFDAPTGKYLLLSLEFWPRDEVLEWANEVARKDAGRKIILVTHANVNRNGQLDDSVTLWKAGRHEELLLKASRDSGRPPAADAKEDLDKLISVNSAFRLLKATRSVNDGQGIWDKFTSLHPNVIMVLNGHIGGTGVGHLPMKGAGGQTVHQIAANYQKKGKLSPRYSGYLRLMQFHPDGRTVRVRTYSPWYDHWLSGPDQDFTLEL, encoded by the coding sequence ATGAAAATCGACATCATCGGGAAATTCGCGGCGCTTGCCGTTCTCGTCCTGCCGGGCATCCCCGCCTCCGCGCAACAGCAGGAAGCTCCGCAACCGGCATATGCCGCGGAAACCCCGGCAACGCCGGCCGGAGCGCCGCCCGGCACATGGACGCTCGCGGTCTTGCCTGACACGCAATATTACACCCAGCGTTATCCGGATGTGTATTTCCGGCAGACGGACTGGATCGTCAGGAATAGGGATGCGCACCGCATCCTCTTCGTCGCCCATGAGGGGGATGTGACGCAGGACAACGTGCCGCAGGAGTGGGAGGTCGCGCGGAAGGCGATGAAACCCCTCCACGACGCGAAGATCCCATATTCACTGCTGACCGGAAACCATGACATCGGTGAAAAGATCCGCAGCGATTCACGCTTCACCAGGCTGAACGAATTTTTCAGCGTGGCGGACTACTCCAACAGCGCGGAATACGGGCTTTTCGAACCCGGAAAGCTGGAGAACAGCTGGCACCGGTTCGATGCGCCGACCGGGAAGTATCTGCTGCTCTCCCTGGAGTTCTGGCCCCGCGACGAGGTGCTGGAATGGGCGAACGAAGTCGCGCGGAAGGATGCAGGGCGGAAGATCATCCTCGTGACCCATGCCAACGTCAACCGGAACGGCCAGCTCGATGACTCCGTGACCCTGTGGAAGGCGGGCAGGCATGAGGAGCTTCTTCTCAAGGCCTCCAGGGATTCGGGGAGGCCTCCCGCCGCGGACGCCAAGGAGGATCTCGACAAGCTCATCTCGGTGAACTCCGCTTTCCGTCTCCTGAAAGCCACCCGCTCGGTGAACGACGGGCAGGGCATCTGGGACAAGTTCACCTCCCTCCATCCCAACGTCATCATGGTCCTGAACGGCCACATCGGTGGGACCGGTGTCGGCCATCTGCCGATGAAGGGGGCCGGCGGGCAAACGGTGCATCAGATCGCCGCGAACTACCAGAAGAAGGGGAAGCTGTCCCCCCGGTATTCCGGCTATCTGCGGCTCATGCAGTTCCACCCGGACGGCAGGACGGTCCGCGTCAGGACCTATTCGCCCTGGTATGATCATTGGCTCTCCGGGCCGGACCAGGATTTCACCCTCGAACTCTGA
- a CDS encoding HAD-IIA family hydrolase, producing MVRLRGITHVALDMDGTIYCGSSIFPFTEDFLLRMERLGIGCSFLTNNSSKSRADYVAKLAGMGLEVLPDQIHSSTDATLAHLRAHYGEGRKLFVIGTESMKGEVRQAGFPVVSGDEEPEAVLVAFDTDPSYADLCKAAWWISRGLPYLATHPDMVCPTDQPTVMIDCGAICEMLRAATGRSPDVVPGKPSAGMLTALCVRNGISASQLAMVGDRLYTDIEMARRTGALGVLVLTGEATLEDVRKEEHRPDLVLENIAVLGEWLEKAR from the coding sequence ATGGTCCGCCTGCGGGGGATCACCCATGTCGCGCTGGATATGGACGGGACCATCTACTGTGGTTCCAGTATTTTTCCTTTCACGGAGGATTTCCTGCTGCGGATGGAGCGGCTGGGGATCGGCTGTTCGTTCCTCACGAACAACTCCTCGAAAAGCCGTGCGGACTATGTGGCCAAGCTGGCTGGCATGGGGCTGGAAGTGCTGCCGGACCAGATCCACTCGTCCACGGACGCGACCCTCGCCCACCTCCGCGCCCATTATGGGGAAGGCCGGAAGCTGTTCGTCATCGGCACGGAGAGCATGAAGGGAGAGGTCAGGCAGGCCGGTTTTCCCGTTGTCTCCGGAGATGAGGAACCGGAGGCCGTGCTGGTGGCCTTCGACACGGATCCTTCCTACGCCGATCTTTGCAAGGCCGCATGGTGGATCAGCCGCGGGCTTCCCTATCTGGCGACCCATCCGGACATGGTGTGCCCCACCGACCAGCCCACGGTCATGATAGACTGCGGCGCGATCTGCGAAATGCTCCGCGCCGCCACCGGCAGAAGCCCGGATGTGGTTCCAGGAAAGCCTTCCGCGGGGATGCTCACCGCCCTCTGCGTGCGGAATGGCATCTCCGCCTCCCAGTTGGCGATGGTGGGGGACCGTCTTTACACCGACATCGAAATGGCCCGCCGCACCGGGGCGCTGGGCGTGCTGGTCCTCACCGGCGAGGCGACCCTGGAAGACGTGCGGAAAGAGGAACACCGGCCCGACCTCGTGCTGGAGAACATCGCGGTCCTCGGGGAATGGCTGGAGAAAGCGAGATGA
- a CDS encoding PEP-CTERM sorting domain-containing protein (PEP-CTERM proteins occur, often in large numbers, in the proteomes of bacteria that also encode an exosortase, a predicted intramembrane cysteine proteinase. The presence of a PEP-CTERM domain at a protein's C-terminus predicts cleavage within the sorting domain, followed by covalent anchoring to some some component of the (usually Gram-negative) cell surface. Many PEP-CTERM proteins exhibit an unusual sequence composition that includes large numbers of potential glycosylation sites. Expression of one such protein has been shown restore the ability of a bacterium to form floc, a type of biofilm.): MKLIFRGGARAWVAGVLLSFTGQGGAATLHDVYVTAYSTADGGRTSEIIRYSWDSSASSAIRQASDVIPTGYRLSNASNRSQTTLSGDGNSLSLVMFHTNTAVTTNYFTSFNLGTRSFDTTTAVTNSNYNQIWSPDGQRFYAVGTTGTNASPGYAEYGASSVTPLRTNQLTMNSVGFHNNRIYASRTAATGILQFQNAGLSTASGTWTTLSGNGWDTSTNYGQFAFLGEQHLFVTDATNEMIRVFYNESAGTPTAGWNLLTMISTTSAGTSALSLIDQGDGGARLFFSGTDKFGTVTWNGTGFEGLAILGTAPDGYTFQGMVAVPEPGGLLLCGVGGALLVSLRRRKTVELREGMVA, from the coding sequence TTGAAGCTGATATTCCGCGGTGGTGCCCGCGCCTGGGTGGCGGGTGTGTTGTTGTCATTCACCGGGCAGGGCGGGGCCGCCACGCTCCATGACGTCTATGTCACGGCCTATTCCACCGCGGACGGTGGACGGACTTCGGAAATCATCCGCTACTCCTGGGATTCCTCCGCTTCCTCCGCCATCAGGCAGGCCAGCGATGTCATTCCCACCGGCTACAGGCTCAGCAATGCGTCCAACCGCTCCCAGACCACCCTGTCGGGCGACGGGAACTCCCTCTCCCTGGTGATGTTCCACACGAACACGGCGGTGACCACGAACTACTTCACCAGCTTCAACCTGGGCACGCGTTCCTTTGATACCACCACGGCGGTCACCAACTCCAACTATAACCAGATCTGGTCGCCTGATGGGCAGAGGTTCTACGCGGTGGGAACCACGGGCACGAACGCCTCGCCGGGCTACGCGGAGTATGGAGCATCCTCCGTCACTCCGCTCCGCACGAACCAACTGACCATGAACAGCGTGGGTTTCCACAACAACCGGATTTATGCCAGCCGGACCGCTGCCACCGGCATCCTGCAGTTCCAGAACGCCGGTCTCAGCACCGCATCGGGAACCTGGACCACTCTGTCTGGAAACGGATGGGATACCTCCACCAATTACGGTCAATTCGCCTTCCTGGGCGAGCAACACCTGTTCGTCACGGACGCCACCAATGAGATGATCCGGGTCTTTTACAATGAGTCCGCCGGAACCCCGACCGCGGGCTGGAATCTGCTGACCATGATCTCCACCACCAGTGCCGGAACATCGGCGCTTTCCCTCATCGACCAAGGGGACGGTGGGGCACGGCTGTTCTTCTCCGGCACGGACAAATTCGGAACCGTCACGTGGAACGGCACTGGATTTGAAGGGCTCGCCATCCTCGGCACCGCGCCGGACGGATATACCTTCCAGGGTATGGTCGCGGTGCCGGAACCGGGTGGACTCCTGCTCTGCGGCGTGGGTGGCGCTCTGTTGGTGTCCCTGCGGCGCAGGAAAACCGTGGAACTCCGGGAGGGAATGGTGGCGTGA